One stretch of Verrucomicrobiia bacterium DNA includes these proteins:
- a CDS encoding P-II family nitrogen regulator: MKKIEAIIKPFKLNDVKESLAGAGIQGMTVSEVKGFGRQKGHTEIYRGSEYTVDFLPKIKLEIVVADDAVDTAVTAIVSAAKTGKIGDGKIFVSSVDDAIRIRTEEHGERAV, translated from the coding sequence ATGAAAAAGATCGAAGCCATCATCAAGCCGTTCAAGTTGAACGATGTGAAGGAGAGCCTCGCGGGGGCGGGGATTCAGGGGATGACGGTGAGCGAGGTGAAGGGGTTTGGCCGGCAGAAGGGGCACACCGAGATTTACCGGGGCAGCGAGTACACGGTGGATTTTCTTCCCAAGATCAAACTGGAGATTGTGGTGGCGGACGACGCGGTCGATACCGCGGTGACGGCCATCGTCAGTGCTGCCAAGACGGGAAAGATCGGGGACGGAAAGATCTTCGTATCGAGTGTGGACGACGCGATCCGGATCCGGACCGAGGAGCACGGGGAACGGGCGGTGTAG
- a CDS encoding Gfo/Idh/MocA family oxidoreductase, which translates to MSHRLARRSFLRCSAMILAAPAVLRSGVWGAEVSPNDRIELGFIGMGTQGRGLLGNCLRRGNVRVVGVCDVDGDRRENARRMVDDHYAKEAGGSGRGGCHAAEDFRELLARPGLDGVVIATPDHWHAWIGIAAAKAGKDIYCEKPLTQSIREARELVRAVRRHERVLQVGSMQRSSREFRRACQLVRNGAIGKVEEIEVGVGGPGRWCDLPEEAAQPGLNWDLWLGPARWRPYHSELSPRGVHRHFPNWRNYREYGGGMVTDWGAHHFDIAQWAMGMDESGPVEVLPADRPDAQSGVSYRYANGTVVRHVSGNGVTFHGSGGRIRVNRGQFQSNPESLVEIPLTSHAVQLYESNDHIGDWLTCMRTRKRPICDVEVGARTVSVCHLVNLAYWTGLRLKWDPSAERFVGGTGDDAWKDLGYREPWTLERAIAG; encoded by the coding sequence ATGTCACACCGCCTTGCCCGTCGTTCCTTTCTGCGTTGTTCCGCGATGATTCTGGCCGCTCCGGCGGTGTTGCGATCGGGGGTCTGGGGTGCCGAGGTGTCGCCCAACGACCGGATCGAGCTTGGATTCATCGGGATGGGGACGCAGGGGCGCGGGCTGCTGGGGAATTGCCTGCGGCGGGGCAACGTGCGGGTGGTCGGGGTCTGCGATGTGGATGGCGACCGCCGGGAGAACGCGCGACGCATGGTGGATGACCATTACGCGAAGGAGGCTGGGGGAAGCGGGCGGGGGGGGTGCCATGCGGCGGAGGATTTCCGGGAGTTGCTGGCGCGACCCGGGCTGGACGGGGTGGTGATTGCGACGCCGGACCACTGGCACGCGTGGATCGGAATCGCCGCGGCGAAGGCCGGGAAGGACATCTACTGCGAGAAGCCGCTGACGCAGTCGATCCGCGAGGCACGGGAACTGGTGAGGGCGGTCCGGCGTCATGAGCGGGTGCTGCAGGTGGGGAGCATGCAGCGGTCATCGCGGGAATTCCGGAGGGCGTGCCAGTTGGTGCGCAACGGGGCGATCGGGAAGGTGGAGGAGATCGAGGTGGGGGTTGGCGGGCCGGGACGGTGGTGCGATCTGCCGGAGGAGGCGGCCCAGCCGGGTTTGAATTGGGATCTTTGGCTGGGGCCGGCCCGGTGGCGTCCGTATCATTCGGAGTTGAGTCCGCGGGGGGTGCATAGGCATTTCCCGAACTGGCGGAACTACCGGGAGTACGGGGGCGGGATGGTGACCGACTGGGGGGCGCACCATTTCGACATCGCGCAATGGGCGATGGGCATGGACGAGAGCGGTCCGGTCGAGGTGCTGCCGGCGGACCGGCCCGATGCGCAGAGCGGGGTGAGCTATCGGTACGCGAACGGGACGGTGGTCCGGCATGTATCTGGGAACGGGGTGACGTTTCATGGGAGCGGGGGGCGGATCCGGGTGAACCGGGGGCAGTTCCAATCGAACCCGGAATCCCTGGTGGAGATCCCGCTGACGAGCCATGCGGTTCAGCTTTACGAGAGCAACGACCACATCGGGGACTGGCTGACCTGCATGCGGACGCGGAAGCGCCCGATCTGCGATGTCGAGGTCGGGGCCCGGACGGTCAGTGTGTGTCATCTGGTCAACCTGGCGTACTGGACCGGGCTGAGGTTGAAGTGGGATCCGTCGGCCGAGCGGTTTGTCGGGGGGACCGGGGACGATGCCTGGAAAGACCTGGGCTACCGGGAGCCGTGGACGCTGGAGCGGGCCATCGCGGGGTGA
- a CDS encoding DUF2851 family protein, whose protein sequence is MTIPADLYRQWRTQGGSALALAERRPCGAPPERWLQEVWAHQRIRRASLQTTDGQPLVILHPGFWNREAGPDFLRAILQRGTQPPVSGDIEIDLASSGWKSHGHAGNAAYRNVILHVVWDPPAHPAPLPTLVLRDLLDAPLDELESWVGGASDPSSAWLAGHCSAPLAELPAPALADLLRQAGLVRLQIKALLFRARARAAGWQQALWEGLFRALGYKHNAWPMQRLAEILPLTLDHPVDPNLTREAWEARLLGLSGLLPAEPKAGTYSRRLWDLWWRDRGPFDSALLPARLWRLNGVRPVNHPQRRLAIAASWVADPSWIARLESWFLARPLHPHAERSLAEAVRPDPHRFWRRHCTLTARELPQPLPLLGAGRLNDIAVNAILPWFWARADAGGRTADLDYLSALYLNWSAGEDNAVLKLARSRLLAEAPPFRTSAATQQGLLQIVSDFCSHSNALCDQCPFPRWIRSLADPAPPA, encoded by the coding sequence GTGACCATTCCGGCGGATCTCTACCGCCAGTGGCGAACCCAAGGAGGATCCGCCCTGGCCCTTGCCGAACGGCGCCCGTGCGGCGCCCCCCCAGAACGTTGGCTTCAGGAAGTCTGGGCCCATCAACGCATCCGGCGTGCCAGCCTCCAGACCACCGACGGCCAGCCCCTCGTCATCCTCCACCCCGGCTTCTGGAACCGCGAGGCCGGCCCCGACTTCCTCCGCGCCATCCTCCAACGGGGCACCCAGCCCCCGGTCTCCGGCGACATCGAAATCGATCTCGCCTCGTCCGGCTGGAAGTCCCATGGCCACGCCGGCAACGCCGCCTACCGGAACGTCATCCTCCATGTCGTCTGGGACCCCCCCGCCCATCCCGCCCCCCTCCCCACCCTCGTCCTCCGTGACCTCCTCGATGCCCCCCTCGACGAACTCGAATCCTGGGTCGGCGGCGCCAGCGACCCGTCGTCCGCCTGGCTCGCCGGTCACTGCTCCGCCCCGCTCGCTGAACTCCCCGCCCCGGCCCTCGCTGACCTCCTCCGCCAGGCCGGCCTCGTCCGGCTCCAGATCAAGGCCCTCCTCTTCCGCGCCCGCGCCCGCGCCGCCGGCTGGCAGCAGGCCCTCTGGGAAGGCCTCTTCCGCGCCCTCGGCTACAAGCACAACGCCTGGCCCATGCAGCGCCTCGCGGAAATCCTCCCCCTGACCCTCGATCACCCCGTCGATCCCAACCTCACCCGCGAAGCCTGGGAAGCCCGCCTCCTCGGCCTCAGCGGCCTCCTCCCCGCCGAACCCAAGGCCGGCACCTATTCCCGCCGCCTCTGGGACCTCTGGTGGCGCGATCGCGGCCCCTTCGATTCCGCCCTCCTCCCCGCCCGCCTCTGGCGCCTCAACGGCGTCCGCCCCGTCAATCATCCCCAGCGCCGCCTCGCCATCGCCGCCTCCTGGGTCGCCGATCCCTCCTGGATCGCCCGCCTCGAATCCTGGTTCCTCGCCCGTCCCCTCCATCCCCACGCCGAACGCTCCCTCGCCGAAGCCGTCCGACCCGATCCCCACCGCTTCTGGCGCCGCCATTGCACCCTCACCGCCCGCGAACTCCCTCAACCCCTCCCCCTCCTCGGTGCCGGCCGCCTCAACGACATCGCCGTCAACGCCATCCTTCCCTGGTTCTGGGCCCGCGCCGATGCCGGCGGCCGAACCGCCGACCTCGATTACCTCTCCGCCCTCTACCTCAATTGGTCCGCCGGCGAGGATAACGCCGTCCTCAAACTCGCCCGCTCCCGACTCCTCGCCGAAGCCCCCCCCTTCCGCACCTCCGCCGCCACCCAGCAAGGCCTCCTCCAGATCGTCAGCGACTTCTGCAGCCACTCCAACGCCCTCTGCGATCAGTGCCCCTTCCCCCGCTGGATCCGTTCCCTCGCCGATCCCGCCCCACCGGCCTGA
- a CDS encoding Rrf2 family transcriptional regulator, with product MHISRAGEYGVLGLLRLAQQPVGQPVMIDAVSRDESIPKSFLAKIFQDLAKAGILRSQRGAGGGFALARPAGQITVLEVIEAIDGKIALQRCLGEVPDCERREGCVLCGLFEQAQDRLKEVFGQTTLADLARRSIAGHPHALATPDPVSVPTPL from the coding sequence ATGCACATCTCGCGCGCAGGAGAATACGGAGTGCTCGGTCTGCTCCGACTGGCCCAGCAGCCGGTCGGCCAGCCGGTCATGATCGATGCCGTCAGCCGGGATGAGTCCATTCCCAAGAGCTTCCTCGCCAAGATCTTCCAGGACCTCGCCAAAGCCGGAATCCTGCGCTCCCAACGCGGTGCCGGCGGCGGCTTCGCCCTCGCCCGCCCCGCCGGGCAAATCACCGTCCTCGAAGTCATCGAGGCCATCGATGGCAAAATCGCCCTCCAGCGTTGCCTCGGTGAAGTCCCCGATTGTGAACGACGCGAAGGCTGCGTCCTCTGCGGCCTGTTCGAACAAGCCCAGGACCGCCTCAAGGAGGTGTTCGGCCAGACCACCCTCGCCGATCTCGCCCGCCGCTCCATTGCCGGTCACCCGCACGCCCTCGCCACCCCTGACCCCGTTTCCGTTCCCACTCCCCTCTAA
- a CDS encoding 2-oxo acid dehydrogenase subunit E2, with the protein MDVKLPNLGEGADSGTVVSVLVKAGATVKKGQNVIELETGKAVAPIPAPAAGTVSRVAVKEGDKISVGQLILVLEGGRKEPEAPKAEGAGKAEVKTDGGGASKSDGGRKGRRPRPEAEMEEEAPDGGEGEGGGEWKEAIVNENPAAGPYVRRVARDLGIDLRTIRGTGRSGQVGVGDLKAYVARLRALAGRPRKTATGRPAPAVVSIDFEQWGPVERKPMSALRKTIAERMVESASTLPTVTQFDDADVTALMDMRKRYAGVYEERGARLTLTTFVLRAVTGVLRRHPLLNASLDEATNEVVLKGYIHLGLAVDTEAGLLVPVIRDADRKDLVALSKEVQELAGKARERKLRLAEMQGGTFTISNQGGIGGAHFTPIVNKPEVAILGLGRSAPRAVVRDGSVTVRTMMPLALTYDHRLIDGGLAARFMVDLVAALEGFSEEDIRL; encoded by the coding sequence ATGGATGTAAAACTCCCCAATCTTGGAGAAGGCGCCGATTCCGGCACCGTGGTCAGTGTTCTGGTGAAGGCGGGGGCCACGGTCAAGAAGGGTCAGAACGTCATCGAACTGGAGACGGGGAAGGCGGTGGCGCCGATTCCGGCACCGGCGGCCGGGACGGTGAGCCGTGTGGCGGTGAAGGAGGGGGACAAGATCTCGGTGGGGCAGCTTATCCTGGTATTGGAAGGGGGGCGGAAGGAGCCGGAGGCGCCGAAGGCGGAGGGGGCGGGCAAGGCGGAAGTCAAGACGGACGGCGGGGGCGCATCGAAGTCCGACGGGGGGCGAAAGGGGCGGCGGCCGCGTCCGGAGGCGGAGATGGAAGAGGAGGCGCCGGACGGAGGGGAGGGCGAGGGCGGGGGTGAATGGAAGGAGGCGATCGTCAACGAGAACCCGGCGGCGGGGCCGTATGTGCGGCGGGTGGCGCGAGATTTGGGGATTGATCTGCGGACGATCCGGGGGACGGGTCGGAGCGGACAGGTGGGTGTGGGGGATTTGAAGGCGTATGTGGCGCGGTTGCGGGCGCTGGCGGGCCGGCCGCGGAAGACGGCGACGGGGAGGCCGGCGCCGGCGGTGGTATCGATCGATTTCGAGCAATGGGGTCCGGTGGAGCGGAAGCCGATGTCGGCGCTTCGGAAGACGATTGCGGAGCGGATGGTGGAGAGTGCGAGCACGCTGCCGACGGTGACGCAGTTCGACGACGCGGATGTGACGGCATTGATGGACATGCGGAAGCGGTATGCGGGCGTGTACGAGGAGCGGGGGGCGCGGTTGACGCTGACGACGTTTGTGCTGCGGGCGGTGACGGGGGTTTTGCGGCGGCATCCGTTGTTGAATGCGAGTCTGGACGAGGCGACGAACGAGGTGGTGTTGAAGGGGTACATTCACCTGGGGCTGGCGGTGGACACCGAGGCGGGGTTGCTGGTGCCGGTGATCCGGGATGCGGACCGGAAGGATTTGGTGGCGTTGTCGAAGGAGGTTCAGGAACTGGCGGGGAAGGCGCGGGAGCGGAAGCTGAGGTTGGCGGAGATGCAGGGGGGGACCTTCACGATCTCGAACCAGGGGGGCATAGGGGGGGCGCATTTCACGCCGATCGTGAACAAGCCCGAGGTGGCGATCCTGGGGTTGGGACGCAGTGCGCCGCGGGCGGTGGTGCGGGACGGGTCGGTGACGGTGCGGACGATGATGCCGCTGGCGTTGACGTACGATCACCGGTTGATCGACGGGGGCCTGGCGGCGCGGTTCATGGTGGATCTGGTGGCGGCGCTGGAAGGGTTTTCGGAGGAGGACATCCGGCTGTAG
- a CDS encoding PAS domain S-box protein: MPTLIQRLQTLLARTRGGFRPGGETDTVRGGQPLDHALRAFMDHCPAAAFIKDRDGRYLYANAVWCRQFDPPARNWLDRTDHDFWPPATAALFRASDLDCLDRNAVLQREETGLSRDGTLRAWLVLKYPVPTFRGPGVAGMAWEITDRRRVEDALREHSDLLHNAQRLARMGSWNRDLASGRLSWSDATCELFGIRPESFQETLDHFLSFVLPEDLAGLLEVLRQAQTTGTIEAEFRIRRPDGQIRWMYERGNVQTDDSGRPVRHLGMIMDITERHQAEAALRASEENFRHTFENAATGIAVITPEGRFLDANTAYCRMLGYALDDLRQCDFPALTHPDDRPRVLELLRELLAGHRSSFVIEMRCLGRNGNTIWCRVSVSARPSPDGRPQRIIGVAEDITRHKHLEHQFLRAQRMESIGTLAGGIAHDLNNVLAPILMSIELLRLRDTRGENADILNTIHASARRGANMVSQVLSFARGSVDGQRVDVRLGVVVDDLVRILGDTLPKNIRVLPRIAPDLHVIQADPTQLHQILLNLCVNARDAMPRGGEILVAAENQVIDAQYAALHLDARPGSYVRLAVEDTGSGMPPEILEKIFDPFFTTKELGKGTGLGLPTTLAIVKGHGGFLRVSSEVGVGTQFHIFLPVHSPTEPATGVPAPASDPDTAPRGQGELVLVMDDDPAIRQVTRQTLEAFGYRTLLAADGTEGIALYARHASEIDAVVTDMMMPVLDGPSAIQVLRQINPDVPIIGASGLPDAHRAAYLGETGIRHFLPKPYTAATLLSTLAAVLHPPPGPGPGPTPMP; this comes from the coding sequence ATGCCCACCCTCATCCAGCGCCTGCAAACCCTTCTCGCCCGGACCCGGGGCGGATTCAGGCCCGGGGGCGAAACCGACACGGTCAGGGGAGGCCAACCCCTGGACCACGCCCTCCGTGCCTTCATGGACCACTGCCCCGCCGCCGCCTTTATCAAGGATCGGGACGGACGCTACCTCTACGCCAATGCCGTTTGGTGCCGGCAGTTCGATCCACCAGCCCGGAACTGGCTCGACCGGACCGACCACGATTTCTGGCCCCCGGCCACCGCCGCCCTCTTCCGCGCCAGCGACCTCGATTGCCTCGACCGGAACGCCGTCCTCCAGCGCGAAGAAACCGGGCTCTCCCGCGACGGCACCCTCCGCGCCTGGCTGGTGCTGAAATACCCCGTCCCCACCTTCCGAGGGCCCGGTGTCGCCGGCATGGCCTGGGAAATCACCGACCGTCGCCGCGTCGAAGACGCCCTCCGCGAACATTCCGACCTCCTCCACAACGCCCAGCGCCTCGCCCGCATGGGAAGCTGGAATCGCGACCTCGCCTCCGGCCGCCTTTCCTGGTCCGACGCCACTTGCGAACTGTTCGGGATCCGCCCCGAATCCTTCCAGGAAACCCTCGATCACTTCCTCTCCTTCGTCCTCCCCGAAGACCTCGCCGGGCTGCTCGAAGTCCTCCGGCAGGCCCAAACCACCGGCACCATCGAAGCCGAGTTCCGCATCCGTCGCCCCGACGGACAGATCCGCTGGATGTACGAGCGCGGCAACGTCCAGACCGACGACTCCGGCCGGCCCGTCCGACACCTCGGGATGATCATGGACATCACCGAACGCCATCAGGCCGAGGCCGCGCTCCGCGCCAGCGAGGAGAACTTCCGTCACACCTTCGAAAACGCCGCCACCGGCATCGCCGTCATCACCCCCGAAGGCCGCTTCCTCGACGCCAACACCGCTTACTGCCGGATGCTGGGCTACGCCCTCGACGATCTCCGCCAGTGCGATTTCCCCGCCCTCACTCATCCCGACGACCGCCCCCGGGTCCTCGAACTCCTCCGTGAACTCCTCGCCGGACACCGCAGCAGCTTCGTGATCGAGATGCGCTGCCTCGGCCGCAACGGGAACACCATCTGGTGCCGTGTCAGCGTTTCCGCCCGGCCATCCCCCGACGGGCGCCCCCAACGCATCATCGGCGTCGCCGAGGACATCACCCGCCACAAACACCTCGAACACCAGTTCCTCCGCGCCCAGCGCATGGAAAGCATCGGCACCCTCGCCGGCGGCATCGCCCACGACCTCAACAACGTCCTGGCCCCCATCCTGATGTCCATCGAACTCCTCAGGCTCCGGGATACCCGGGGGGAAAATGCCGACATCCTCAACACCATCCACGCCAGCGCCAGGCGCGGCGCCAATATGGTGAGTCAGGTCCTCTCCTTCGCCCGCGGCAGCGTGGACGGCCAGCGCGTCGATGTCCGCCTTGGCGTGGTCGTGGACGATCTCGTCCGCATCCTCGGAGACACCCTCCCCAAGAACATCCGGGTCCTGCCCCGCATCGCCCCCGACCTTCACGTGATCCAGGCCGACCCCACCCAGCTCCACCAGATCCTCCTCAACCTCTGCGTCAATGCCCGCGATGCCATGCCCCGCGGTGGCGAAATACTCGTGGCCGCGGAAAACCAGGTCATCGATGCCCAATACGCCGCCTTGCATCTGGATGCCCGTCCCGGTTCCTACGTCCGCCTCGCCGTCGAGGACACCGGCAGCGGTATGCCGCCGGAAATCCTCGAGAAGATCTTCGACCCGTTCTTCACCACCAAGGAACTCGGCAAGGGCACCGGACTCGGGCTTCCCACCACCCTCGCTATCGTGAAAGGTCATGGCGGGTTCCTCCGCGTGTCCAGCGAGGTCGGCGTCGGCACCCAGTTCCACATCTTCCTGCCCGTCCACTCCCCGACCGAACCCGCCACCGGAGTCCCTGCCCCCGCCTCCGATCCCGATACCGCCCCCCGCGGTCAAGGGGAACTCGTCCTCGTCATGGACGACGACCCCGCCATCCGGCAGGTCACCCGGCAAACCCTCGAAGCCTTCGGCTACCGCACCCTCCTCGCCGCCGATGGCACAGAGGGCATCGCTCTCTACGCCCGACACGCCTCGGAGATCGATGCCGTCGTCACCGACATGATGATGCCGGTCCTCGACGGTCCCTCGGCGATTCAAGTCCTCCGGCAGATCAATCCCGACGTCCCCATCATCGGCGCCAGCGGCCTTCCCGATGCCCACCGGGCTGCCTACCTCGGCGAAACCGGCATTCGCCACTTCCTGCCCAAACCCTACACCGCCGCAACCCTCCTCAGCACCCTCGCAGCCGTCCTCCATCCTCCTCCCGGACCCGGACCCGGCCCAACCCCCATGCCGTGA
- the lpdA gene encoding dihydrolipoyl dehydrogenase: MEPEKTELVVIGGGPGGYAAAFYAADLGKKVVLVEMDRLGGVCLNRGCIPSKALLHATKMIAEARESAHRGVSFGEPVIDLAKMRSWKESILDKLTGGIGHLAKSRGVEVVMGKAHFDDSRTLRVETGEGQRYLSFEHAIVAVGSVPALPRAFDLGNPRIMTSTEALEIPDIPARLLVVGGGYIGMELGTVYALLGSEVHLVEALDTLLAGADPDLARPVLSAAERKFKSMRFKARVMSMATSGKQIRVTIEHEGKVAEEVYDRVLVAVGRRPTAVDLGLENTKVQRDDKGFIKVNESLQTDDPAIYAIGDIVGGALLAHKAAKEARLAVNAIAGETAPSREFVVPAVVFTEPELAWCGLTEAEAREKGVEVEVAKFPWGASGRALTFDRPEGLTKLIIEIGTERILGVGLVGHGAGELIGEGVVAVEMGATVTDLAECVHPHPTLSETLMEAAELYFGHATHAVQRRRNG; the protein is encoded by the coding sequence ATGGAACCTGAGAAGACGGAACTGGTGGTGATCGGTGGCGGCCCCGGGGGCTACGCCGCCGCGTTTTACGCCGCGGACCTGGGCAAGAAGGTCGTTTTGGTGGAGATGGACCGCCTTGGGGGGGTGTGTCTCAACCGGGGGTGCATCCCGTCGAAGGCGCTATTGCACGCCACCAAGATGATTGCGGAGGCGCGGGAATCGGCGCATCGCGGGGTGAGTTTTGGGGAGCCGGTCATTGATCTGGCGAAGATGCGGAGCTGGAAGGAGTCGATCCTGGACAAGCTGACGGGAGGGATCGGGCACCTGGCGAAGTCGCGCGGGGTGGAGGTGGTGATGGGGAAGGCGCATTTCGACGACAGCCGGACGTTGAGGGTCGAGACGGGGGAGGGGCAGCGTTATTTGAGTTTCGAGCACGCGATTGTGGCGGTGGGGTCGGTGCCGGCGCTTCCGAGGGCGTTCGATCTGGGGAACCCGAGGATCATGACGTCGACCGAGGCGTTGGAGATCCCGGACATTCCGGCGCGGTTGCTGGTGGTTGGGGGTGGGTATATTGGGATGGAACTGGGGACGGTGTATGCGCTGCTGGGGAGCGAGGTGCATTTGGTGGAGGCGCTGGACACGTTGCTGGCGGGGGCGGATCCGGACCTGGCGCGGCCGGTGCTGAGCGCGGCGGAGAGGAAATTCAAGAGCATGCGGTTCAAGGCCCGGGTGATGTCGATGGCGACGTCCGGGAAACAGATCCGGGTGACGATCGAGCACGAGGGCAAGGTGGCGGAGGAAGTGTACGACCGGGTGCTGGTGGCGGTGGGTCGCCGGCCGACGGCGGTGGATCTGGGATTGGAGAACACGAAGGTGCAGCGGGACGACAAGGGGTTCATCAAGGTGAACGAGTCGCTGCAGACGGACGATCCGGCGATTTACGCGATTGGGGACATCGTGGGGGGAGCGTTGCTGGCGCACAAGGCGGCCAAGGAGGCGCGGCTGGCGGTGAATGCGATCGCGGGGGAGACGGCGCCCAGCCGGGAATTCGTGGTGCCTGCGGTGGTGTTCACCGAACCGGAACTCGCCTGGTGCGGATTGACCGAGGCGGAGGCGCGGGAGAAAGGGGTGGAGGTCGAGGTGGCGAAATTTCCATGGGGTGCTTCCGGACGGGCGCTGACCTTTGACCGGCCGGAGGGTCTGACCAAGCTGATCATCGAAATCGGGACGGAGCGGATACTGGGGGTGGGTCTGGTGGGACACGGGGCGGGGGAATTGATCGGGGAAGGGGTGGTGGCGGTGGAGATGGGGGCGACGGTGACGGACCTGGCGGAATGCGTACATCCGCACCCGACGTTGTCCGAGACCCTGATGGAGGCGGCGGAATTGTACTTCGGCCATGCGACCCACGCGGTGCAGCGGCGCCGAAACGGCTGA
- a CDS encoding KpsF/GutQ family sugar-phosphate isomerase, which translates to MNALARARQVLALEIAGLQAVSRQLDRSFTDAVARIAEALAHRAKLVVVGIGKSGNIAQKIAATLTSTGSPAVVLNAVDALHGDLGLVTDHDVVLALSYSGETDELLHLLPALRRLSRSLIALTGAPRSTLARHSDLVLNVRIPREACPFNLAPTTSTTAMLALGDALAIAVMESRGFTKPQYAQVHPAGAIGRALLTKVSDIMRTGDRNPLVPLHASVRDALLVMTRAKAGSVAVVRPSGRLAGVFTDGDLRRHMASDAALLERPLRDVMTRQPVTVRADALAADALRIFNERQIDDLIAVDAKGRPVGMVDLQDLPRLKLL; encoded by the coding sequence ATGAACGCCTTGGCCCGAGCCCGCCAGGTCCTCGCCCTCGAAATCGCCGGCCTCCAGGCCGTCTCCCGCCAGCTCGACCGCTCCTTCACTGACGCCGTCGCCCGCATCGCCGAGGCCCTCGCACACCGCGCCAAACTCGTCGTCGTCGGCATCGGCAAGTCCGGCAACATCGCCCAGAAGATCGCCGCCACCCTCACCAGCACCGGCTCCCCGGCCGTCGTCCTCAATGCCGTCGATGCCCTCCATGGCGACCTCGGGCTCGTCACGGACCACGATGTCGTCCTCGCCCTCAGCTACTCCGGCGAAACCGACGAACTCCTCCACCTCCTCCCAGCCCTCCGCCGCCTCTCCCGCTCCCTCATCGCCCTCACCGGCGCCCCCCGTTCCACCCTCGCCCGCCATAGCGACCTCGTCCTCAATGTCCGCATCCCCCGCGAAGCCTGCCCCTTCAACCTCGCCCCCACCACCAGTACCACCGCCATGCTCGCCCTCGGCGACGCCCTCGCCATCGCCGTCATGGAATCCCGCGGTTTCACCAAACCCCAGTACGCCCAGGTCCATCCCGCCGGCGCCATCGGCCGCGCCCTCCTCACCAAGGTCTCCGACATCATGCGCACCGGCGACCGCAATCCCCTCGTCCCTCTTCATGCCTCCGTCCGCGATGCCCTCCTCGTCATGACCCGCGCCAAAGCCGGCAGCGTCGCCGTCGTCCGCCCCTCCGGACGCCTCGCCGGCGTCTTCACCGATGGCGACCTCCGGCGCCACATGGCCTCCGATGCCGCCCTCCTCGAACGCCCCCTGCGCGATGTCATGACCCGCCAACCCGTCACCGTCCGAGCCGACGCCCTCGCCGCCGACGCCCTCCGCATCTTCAACGAACGCCAGATCGACGATCTCATCGCCGTGGACGCCAAAGGCCGGCCCGTCGGCATGGTCGATCTTCAGGACCTCCCCCGCCTCAAACTGCTCTAA